In the genome of Impatiens glandulifera chromosome 6, dImpGla2.1, whole genome shotgun sequence, the window atatatatatattgtaaaaatgataaatattactGCATCTAGCTATGTGTTGCTCGCATTCTGGTACAATTTTGGCGACATGTCTGACTTCAGTTTCTGTGACCAGTCTCATATTTGAAGCATAATCTATTAATGACTTGTATTGAATTGCAGGATGTGTCAATCCATTTCCAATAGCAATACCctgtataaataaattattaacaaaaagatgaatgaattaattaataaatattacctTAAGGTTAATGTGATCTCCATCTCCGTTATTGTTTCCATTGCGAATCCGAGTGGCTAAGGCAGGGATATAGTGTCCGGCATATGCTTCTCCTGTTATGTAGAGATCGTTCCTCAAATATTGAGGATGTTGATGGAAAAATACCTtacatatatgataataataataagattagtttgtttgattgattgtttaGAAGTTAGATAAGAAATTAGACCTGCAAGAAGTCATATAAGTCATTGCTAACACACTCTTGATTGGTACAAATATCAGACTCATCTGAACTATAGCTGAAACCGGTGCCTATGGGCTGGTCGATATAGATTATGTTCGACACCTGGTCCCATCCAAAGTCATTCCAGAAAAGAGTTTGGTTCATAATCTTGTAAGGACCGTTTTCATAAAACAGACCAACTGAACTGCTGAGTCCAGGTCCTCCATTCAACCATATCACAACTGGGTCATTTCTCATACCCCTTCTCGACTCAAAGAAGTAGTAAAACATCCTGAATCACCCAATCCAAACAAGGGTAAATGATTGAAtacattacaaatattataaaactgGATTTCTACTAATTTGGAGTTCAATTAATgttgcatttaaaaaaaactcatgtACCATGCATCTATCGAGTGAGGAAGTCGATAATAGCCAGCGTAATGACCCAAATTCCGAATCGAAGTCCCTGGATCACCAAGGGCTGGGAGGCGGAATTGTTGTTCGACCAATGATGATGACACTGCATCGGGTAATATGCGGGAAGATGGGTCACCGGAGTTGACGAGAGAATTGGGAAACAAGTTTAAACTCTTAATAAGCATCTCCACTTCTGTACTCGTCGAATTAACCTTTGATGTCCGCAGAGAAGATTGTGATGAAAGAATTGAACATGGGAAGAAAAACAGAGGAAAAAGAATTAGACAAGAGAGCCTTCTTTGTGTCATATTGATTTGCATGTAATATTGGTTTGGTTGGACTGGAATTTATAAGAAGATTTGCATATGTGCAGTGTCATAGAGATAATAAGATaccaatgtttttttttttcatatacctcaattgattgtttattttaatatttttttatgttcaaattatttttatttgattttattttggagttaattataatttcaagaacttaagaatttatttatcctgatttttttttattgttgtgatattttaattatgattgcATATACACATTTTTTAGATCCGAATAGTTCTTCCAATCTTTGGTGGGTCGTTTGCTGTTCGTATCATCCAATTGTATTGGTGATGTTTTCTCGAGTTCGTTTCTGTCCAACTTTTAGCAGCAAAAGAGACGAAGTTATTAGATTTGGAGTAATTTTTCATGCTTTGAATAACgagttatttgatttgatcttCAATATGGAGTGCCTCCTATATGTATCCTTCCATAATTTGTACGAGTTTTTACTATTTCGGTCATAAATGTATATGGTCAATTATCATTTGGCAAGACAATTTTTGTTGCCGTTTACCAACCCTCGGCAAAAGATAATTTCAATTGTCGCTCAGAATATTTGGTTAATTCGACTAACTCTATCTCAACCCACATCGTTTAGGAACTCAAATGAGTTTGTTCTTGGGTGACCTAAATAAATTGCATTATTGTTGAATCATTTCTattagaaatttttattttgtaaattgttattatattttaatatctatattatcaattgtattgattttgtagtcatattttctattatttattaattattttctatacaTAGCTAAttgatttaatgataaataacttttataaaaaaaatattaatttaaataaaatgtcataCTTTTAGGTTGTAATCTCACTATAATATACTTTCACCCAAAACATTAACGTAATCTGTTTCATTGACATACACGCAGATTTCTTAacttttaatacaaatttacaCAATTTAATTTAGGCAAACAATACGCAATATGTACTTTATTCTTtctagattttaaaataatttacgaaatatataattaattatgtataaaaatataataagataaaaatatttatttatatctcacatgatttagaaaatttgtaaattatttgttttctcaaaaataaataaataattgaatctaTTAAGATTATCAATGGCTTGGATATGGTTTATAATTGAGCCGTACAATTCTTTCAAAATATCTAATTTCTCACTCAAATAGGTGATCTTTtatgctcacaaagaatcattaaaagtgatatgcttatcctcatcaaaatatttttttttttattataagattaatcctcaacaataaattttcaaatcatctagtctgcataggttgagttttcctttttattaatttatagtaagcTAATGTCTTaaaaatagttcaaattaactctttattcaataatttggttagtagatccacaatgttatctttgaattacatagtcaaatttgataacttcattagagagtatagtttAAGGACATTATTtataagacgtgtatgtctaaacttgtcattgactctaaatttgtccaatttcaaattactagcacaataattaaaaatttttgttggtacattcttagataatcttggaacatcttctattAGAAAGCATagtcatttgtatatgattaccgtttaaacatttttttatgaaaatattgtttacttcgctaactagtagacaaaatatatttgaactATTATGCGTTCGTGtaaacaattacatattttcatagaattttttatttttcaacataggtctaaattatagattataacgtttaatatatgaatcataatttataaacgttataatctataattttcttagaagatttttaTACATAGATTGCACTTTCAAGTGTAAACAAATTCACTTGTAGACGTaaatcatttgataacaacactATATTTCATAtagtgcaattcacatccttaatggatttaatctttttcatcgtaattttcaacgataaaagtATAGTACAAAatacacgtaatgaaataatttttattatcttcatgatatatatataattatataattatcacATTCACTTTAATCcaagtataataaaatttatatatatatatcattattataaaatattttataagtcatacaaatattttataaaaaaattttttcatctattttataaaattattttaattaattggttcttcaaattttttatgaaagtaataTAGAAATGACACGTTTCTCAGAGACGAATACACTCTAGGGCTAtctgggcttaagcccacccagCCTGAtgctattttgtttttcttcctATGTGAGAGATGGAAGAGAGATATAGGTACCAAGAGTGTTTGACATtaggttttttaaattaattttgttttaatgaaatcatatattattttatttatttagtttcttttattttattaaaaaagatattttattaattatttaaaattatttttattcaagatagataaaaaaaattaagaatattttaatctttaatcaacctaaacaaaaaaataatgttttttctaAAACTTTGATGAAACAggttcttttaaaaaaaattcaaaaattatattgattttagttatttttaggATTGGTTTGATATTTTCGGCCCGGTTCGAATtggagttttttaaaaaacctagagagaaaaaaataatgattgataatgattttgaggaggtcatgattatttttgataaaaaaacttaaaatgtattgatatatataaataaaataaaaaataataatttaaaataaagggtattttagtattttggttaatgaaatgagtgatgtgattgttgagaaatggttgattggaaaattgatttttgttgagttttaaaaaaaacccaaaaagccttcatttgatgatttttgattatttttttatctctcaaatttttttactttcattatgtttaaataaaatttcacaataaaaagataatttttaaaataattaacaataaagcAGCGATTTACCTATttcaaactttttaaaataataatagtgattCGTTTTacctatatattattttttttccagtgaatttaaactatttttttaagccTACCCTAACGTTAATTTCTAGATCTGTCCATGACGTTTCTtgatatcaaaattcaaaaattttaaatatcgatGTGAGCACCaactcaacaaatataaacaatacattttcttgttattttatttttttttgtaaagttgcacaactttatcttttgtaaAGAACAtatttctataataataaattatctttttttatttatcataatatacacaataatttttgtgttattatcaataaaaatatttttctcacatTCGTGTTGCTacctttttttaaatcacacatattttaatgatttaaattatacaaaatgtcacgggttcgatttATCTAAAACACTTTAAGTTTAAGTGGGCGCATGAATGTGGGGTGTCATTttgttctcttttaattaaaaaaaaaacgatttaaatcaatgattttctaataaagaaattgtcacagaatcttttacaaatttcttttgttatgcttatcatatattacaaatatttaattgaataaaaaataatttccatacaaaagattttaatgtttatttatatataaatcatttttcacgccatctctacataagaaattataatatttaatcaattaaaatatttatttattacattaattctataaaaaaattagaatatttaatcaaataaatattaacaatgtcacattatttctacaaaagaaattaaaatgtttcaaacatttttttgacTGAAATCACCTAACCATTTATATTGGTTGCACATTTGCATCCCATAATATTGTCACATTTGTcacattattttcaaatcaaataagactttttcttgtaattatttaatttaaaaaatataaattaagtaaGTCATCATAATggaattaaacaatatatatcaaatacattttattaaaccaaaactaatatatatatatatatatatatattatatatataatagagtaTTGCTTCTTTAATTTTAGTCACAAACACAATTAACTATAAACTTAATGATTTATTCGTTCATAAAAGATATGATTAATCTGAATTTCTTTCTACTTCTCATTCTTTATCTTAATTACCTCAAATATATGCACGACAAAAACAACTATattcacacatatatatatatatattcaataacttaaaaacataatcaaataaataatatgtcatatattaaatatatatatatataatttcatatatcaaaaaatacctttataaaatacataataattaattagaatattaattattacaattaattagaatattgaccattaatcttttataaaatataaaactaactaattatataaataattatataatgtcatcaattatttgtttcttaattaattagatgaggTTTaactttctataaaaaaaaatctttgtcaatcaaaagACACATAATTTAGTGAAAAAATTCTTatctattaaaacaaaatagatatatttttcccaaaaacaaaatagatatataatagatctttattcatatgtatacaaattgttagataatcatactttttattaatgaacatgaatcatcatattaatagctaatattcattatatatataaataatcccttagcaatataataaaataatatatatatatatatatatttcatgtcTTAATCGAATCATTGTCAtgtttgaacaataatcgacgtaaaataactatgcatgctcaaaacaaatctagattgattgttctcaccgagacaattCTTGCGAAGAtaatttcgactaacatagtagtgtctttttaaatgcatgattagaataagttctaacacaacactttttaatctcattatacaaATGACCTTCATTCTTTGTCATgattaatcacataatttctatagagGAATTtaaaatgcttcaaaatattgttgacacatcattttgacaaattaaaattctacataagaaatcgtTAAGACCCctaatatatttcataatttctacataagaaattataacgatttcaacattcatgattaatgtcattttaaaaaatcagatttcTTATAAGAAATCGTTATCGACCTCCTTCATCTCATAATATCTATAcaataaattagaatgattttcacatcaatgactaaagtcattttaaggagtctgttttttttgtaaagaaattattgactaccatattcatctccaacatcaatGACTAGAGTCATTTAAAGGAGTTTGATTTCTATAAGAAATCATTGACCATCttattcatctcataatttttacccaagaaattagaatggttcTAATATGAATGACTAATGTTATTTTATCACGTCACATTTCTatcaaagaaatcattggctaGATTCAAATAGGAGATCTTCATTCTGCCACGCACCAATACATCcgaactttgaaccactgcgcCAACACTCCATTTCATTAGTCTATAGTTGTTTATGACCTTCTgtcttctttaaaaaaaaacattttcttcacattttcttttccaaatcAACTCTTTTTCCtaaaacatcaaagacaaaaatttCGACGAAACAATctactaaataacttaacaCACGAAACTGTTTGaagattgttagatatttttgtctttaaataaactgaaaatatataatagaatgatgttacaaataaattaaataaaatagaatatacaAATAATGAAATCATCGATTTAgaggttgattcgaggcatttgttagacacattttcctgaaaacagtttcatcgtctcaTGTTTGTGCTAGAGTTTATCCAGATGGTTGTCTTTCAGGGTacaatgaatttaaaattaattcttcAATGGAATCACTACGCATCGAACATGATCAATGAACCTGAACTATCACTGGGTTTCAATGTAAAATATTGAGCGAAGAACTTGAAGAACAAtcacaaaataaaaagatatattttgaaattctagagtgagaaaagaTAAGAGGATGTAGTGATTTTTGATGTGTTGTGGGAATTATAAAGAAGGgatatttatattaatgaaataataaattattataaaaataaaatcaatcattaatctttgatccaacATGTGACATTGATTGTGTCTTCATTGCCCTTTGTATTTCCTCTTCATTAGAAAAAACATGTTGTATGACTTTTTCtaattgctaataaattgatagcaataattTAATGAATGTTACAATGATAATTaacaatattgaattaatttaatttgttaatttcttcttaaatcattaaatgttaattaaactattaaaaaactaattataataatttaattatttggatcaaatttcactttaattcacatgtaaatttcatgtgaatttcgtttgaattttatttaattttatctacccaaattatcatttttatttattaatagaatttatgaattagtttaaaacttcaatatattattataagatttagttgaaaaataatgaatagGATGGAGTGTATAATTTGGCTTGTGATCCTTATTCCTTATAATTTACCacaaatattatgtataaactcgtctaattttattttctttatgcTAATACCTTGTCCTAAGAGTCCGGGAGATAcgattgatatttatttaaagcTGTTGATTGATGAATTAAGAGAGttactatggatcaaatgggtgcatacgaggtttatgaaatacgaaaccagcatctagacctgcaaaattcatgaaggtatgagctgatctctaaaaaatattcttaaactaagaagcgatattgtagatctttatgacatccggctaggggacgggaaatacACTCTATTCTAgcacgacccctagttcgaaaaccatcctatcatccacaagaaggagtttcaaaatacccgcatcagaagggactgcacaaaagcaaaaatcagagacattaaagacaggaattgggactcactcctgagaagaaatccagaaggatagaggatacttgatcatataagtaacatacaactacacgacagaccggatattcatgaatggaaagctgatgACAATGGAAAGCttgtatcgaagaaaatatgggaggtaacccaaGAAAAAgtacagaaagtagaatgagctcctcttgtatggtcaacgaagattatccctagacaccacttcatcctatggctcgccttctgggaagactcagcactcgtgatcgtatcaacaagtatatgagcatcccaaacacgaactgtcttctatgtagaggaaataaaaaaaaccataGATCatctattcgggagctgttgtattgcttcaaaGCTTTGGGAcatattctataaaagcctggagctgatcaaaTTCTCGAGCAAATGGAATGAAATaaaagatgcagcactactcaaagccaagggaaatagatttgcaacaagcgtgttcaagtgcggctttggagtagttgtgtataacatttggcaagaacggaatgcaagggtatatgacagaacccgcatgagcgttgaagagttatggaaatatattgtatcggattgcagcgccctcgtgGGAACGttgacaagaattccaagcacggagcagaactggaatatctgtaggaactggaatttaccattttttaaactcactataattgaaagcattgtaatcagataattcatttatgtttttaactttttagcttttatttagaatgttacgacttcaaaattattctaggcctgtctaaaatgatctcttaaactcgtggtttttttcccatttttaggaatttttaatgaaatgacgctaagtcattccccccccccccaaaaaaaaagaagttaataGAGAGGGAGACCAATGAAGCAAAAAGATTAGCAGAAAGGGAAGCTATTGATTGTAGAATATTAGCTGAGCGAGCGTATTGAAATAGAGAAAATGATGCAAGCTATTATGGTACGATACTTAGGAATTCAATCTTCGTCGATGTCACCCCATGCACAAGTACCATCTACTACATCACCTTCTAAAATAggtttgaaaatatattgattaattgtttatgttaatatgatttattaattttagtctCATTAATTACAGCTCATGAAgagaatgaagaaaataaagattagCAAGTCTTTCCACTTCTCTTGTGAAATATTTGGTAAAAGATTactacttttaatttaaaattaacaattgtTATATTTTCTACATGATCAACAAAtaagttcatttttttaaatcaataattgtttttgtgcttATCACCATCATGGTTGTGGTATTGGCGTGCTAGTGTCTTCTTTATTGTCAATTTAATTCAACTATTTATGGATAGGCTCGGCTTAATGAGATTTGTGATTATACTGGGTTTTTTCTTCTCTTACAATCGGCTAAGATTTCTATTAGTTGTAGTACATTGGagtttgaaaaaacaattaataagaTTGTGATTTCAATGATAGTGTGGTTCTATTGTCTTTTATATGAAGTATATATTTGACCTCtgttgacttttttttttgtttgggaaaatgacatagtcatttcattaaaaaaaaccccAAAAGGAGAAAAAACCTACACGAGTTCatgaattaaagaaaaacaaacctttgctttaattttaaaatatcggATTACAAACAAAATGTGTAAACACAAAATGAATTACAacttttcaaacaaacaaacaataatagtTTTATGATCTCGCCTTGAAG includes:
- the LOC124943817 gene encoding serine carboxypeptidase-like 48 — protein: MLIKSLNLFPNSLVNSGDPSSRILPDAVSSSLVEQQFRLPALGDPGTSIRNLGHYAGYYRLPHSIDAWMFYYFFESRRGMRNDPVVIWLNGGPGLSSSVGLFYENGPYKIMNQTLFWNDFGWDQVSNIIYIDQPIGTGFSYSSDESDICTNQECVSNDLYDFLQVFFHQHPQYLRNDLYITGEAYAGHYIPALATRIRNGNNNGDGDHINLKGIAIGNGLTHPAIQYKSLIDYASNMRLVTETEVRHVAKIVPECEQHIARCNARIGGEGISCMEAYSSCTAMFNLVVKYSGSNRNYYNIRKERVGEMCYDFSYMENMLNNATVRRSQGVGNIRFVSLSVTIFNALRKDWMRNYAMEIPPLLEDGIKVLIYAGEFDLMVNWLGIYRWVTEMNWSGQRRFNNKNFVSYVVDHATKGELKEHGLLTFLKVHDSGHMVPMDQPKAALKMLERWTQGGTLIS